The Neochlamydia sp. AcF84 genome has a window encoding:
- a CDS encoding helix-turn-helix domain-containing protein, whose protein sequence is MFVAFYHTIEELNAMAKKKAYGSYSCKLRAVVMAMEGESAYQIGKALGYCTSAIQKWIRRYNAQNLEGLKDKRPVITGRKRALTFEQEKAFLERVEKGPDPMAESSL, encoded by the coding sequence ATGTTTGTAGCTTTTTATCATACAATAGAGGAATTAAATGCCATGGCAAAAAAGAAAGCCTATGGCAGTTACAGTTGTAAACTAAGAGCAGTGGTGATGGCGATGGAAGGAGAAAGCGCATATCAGATAGGAAAAGCGCTAGGTTATTGTACAAGCGCTATTCAAAAATGGATCCGAAGGTATAATGCTCAAAATTTAGAGGGCCTGAAAGATAAAAGGCCTGTAATAACAGGAAGAAAAAGAGCTTTAACGTTTGAGCAAGAAAAAGCTTTCTTAGAGAGGGTAGAAAAAGGGCCTGATCCCATGGCCGAAAGCTCGCTGTAG
- the fabZ gene encoding 3-hydroxyacyl-ACP dehydratase FabZ: protein MEVHVADYPKSLDIKQIAEILPHRFPFLLVDRVLDINIEQGLIVGQKNLTFNEAFFQGHFPDTPIMPGVLMIEALAQLGGILIHMKGYHDKIAVLLTVNNAKFRNPAKPGDVLILKVEGIHLSSKAGRMQATATVNDKITAEAEIGFALVDKSQL, encoded by the coding sequence ATGGAAGTTCATGTAGCTGATTATCCAAAATCACTTGATATTAAACAAATAGCAGAAATCTTGCCTCACCGTTTTCCCTTTTTGCTGGTAGATCGAGTGCTTGATATTAATATAGAGCAGGGCTTAATCGTAGGACAGAAAAACCTGACTTTTAATGAAGCTTTTTTTCAAGGTCATTTTCCGGATACTCCTATTATGCCAGGTGTACTAATGATAGAAGCTTTAGCACAATTGGGTGGCATATTGATTCATATGAAGGGCTATCATGATAAGATAGCCGTGCTTTTGACTGTCAATAATGCTAAATTTCGCAATCCAGCTAAGCCAGGGGACGTTTTAATACTCAAAGTAGAAGGTATTCATCTAAGTTCCAAAGCAGGACGGATGCAAGCGACGGCTACAGTGAATGATAAAATTACTGCAGAAGCTGAAATCGGTTTTGCGCTAGTAGACAAAAGTCAGTTATAA
- a CDS encoding IS701 family transposase: MELKAINQTIKQKKEELALFLRPFFSREEARQVALQYTWGLMSKAERKNTWQLAEEAGLQTPYAFQHLLRRGLWQADAIRDRLQMEVLKDKEGGILAIDETGFLKKGKHSAGVARQYSGTAGRIENCQVGVFLSYATNQGHVLIDRELYIPEEWFLDKERRARAGIPKEAKFKTKIQLAMLMLQRAFGHGIRPFFYPL; encoded by the coding sequence ATGGAATTGAAAGCAATAAACCAAACTATAAAACAAAAAAAAGAAGAGCTAGCTCTATTTTTAAGGCCTTTTTTTAGCCGAGAAGAAGCTAGACAAGTGGCTTTGCAATATACATGGGGGTTAATGAGCAAAGCAGAACGTAAAAACACCTGGCAACTGGCAGAAGAGGCCGGCTTACAAACCCCGTATGCTTTTCAACATCTACTACGCCGTGGTTTATGGCAAGCAGATGCAATCAGAGATAGGTTGCAAATGGAAGTGTTGAAAGATAAAGAAGGCGGTATACTAGCTATAGATGAGACGGGATTTTTAAAGAAAGGTAAGCATTCAGCAGGAGTGGCAAGACAATATAGTGGAACAGCAGGAAGAATTGAAAATTGCCAAGTAGGGGTTTTCCTTTCCTATGCAACTAACCAAGGCCACGTACTAATTGATCGAGAGCTATATATCCCCGAAGAATGGTTTTTAGATAAAGAACGTAGAGCAAGAGCGGGTATACCTAAGGAAGCTAAATTCAAAACGAAAATACAATTAGCCATGTTGATGCTACAGCGAGCTTTCGGCCATGGGATCAGGCCCTTTTTCTACCCTCTCTAA
- the fmt gene encoding methionyl-tRNA formyltransferase has translation MRIVYFGTPQFAADILEYLLNHKIHICAVVTKPDKPKGRSSDLVPTPVKRIAQSQNPPLPVHQPALVSAPEFAEILQAYHADLFVVVAYGEIIKQHVLDIPSKGCINVHASLLPKYRGAAPIQHSIIKGEKETGVTIMYMVRKMDAGDIIKMVKVPIGPNTTYGELERLLCEAGSKTLVEVLYQLEQGSVEHMEQDHSQATFAPKIELEDCEINWGAPAKAIHNLVRGVYPHPGAWCYVNIGRQKKRLKINSTLYLDDQGGPAGTLLPTDTEELIVACGQGALRILELQLEGKKAMLAEELIRGLPKDKKMDFRI, from the coding sequence ATGAGAATTGTATATTTTGGGACTCCTCAGTTTGCAGCAGATATCCTAGAATATCTTCTCAATCATAAGATTCATATTTGTGCAGTAGTGACTAAACCCGATAAGCCTAAAGGGCGTTCAAGCGATTTAGTACCTACACCTGTCAAACGTATTGCTCAATCGCAGAATCCTCCTCTACCCGTTCATCAACCTGCCTTAGTTTCTGCCCCTGAATTTGCTGAGATTTTACAAGCCTATCATGCTGATTTATTCGTAGTCGTTGCTTATGGCGAGATTATTAAGCAACATGTTCTGGACATACCCTCTAAAGGCTGCATCAACGTTCACGCAAGCTTGCTACCAAAATATCGCGGAGCCGCTCCCATCCAACATAGTATCATCAAAGGAGAAAAAGAAACAGGTGTTACCATTATGTATATGGTAAGAAAAATGGATGCTGGGGATATTATTAAAATGGTTAAAGTCCCTATTGGTCCTAATACTACCTATGGGGAGCTAGAACGTTTACTATGCGAGGCTGGAAGCAAAACTTTGGTAGAAGTGCTTTATCAACTTGAGCAAGGTAGTGTGGAGCATATGGAGCAAGATCATTCTCAGGCAACATTCGCCCCAAAAATAGAGTTAGAGGATTGTGAGATTAACTGGGGTGCTCCAGCTAAAGCCATTCATAACCTTGTTAGAGGCGTATATCCTCACCCAGGTGCTTGGTGCTATGTAAATATAGGGAGGCAAAAAAAACGTCTGAAAATTAATTCCACCCTCTATCTAGACGATCAAGGAGGGCCCGCTGGGACCTTATTGCCTACTGATACAGAAGAGTTAATAGTTGCTTGTGGACAAGGAGCCCTTCGCATTCTTGAACTCCAGCTTGAAGGTAAGAAAGCTATGCTTGCTGAAGAGTTAATTCGCGGCCTTCCTAAGGATAAAAAGATGGATTTTAGGATTTAA
- the lpxC gene encoding UDP-3-O-acyl-N-acetylglucosamine deacetylase yields MSGLKQNLISKYRQQRTLKDSISFSGIGIHTGKEVQITFVPAPDNTGITFCRVDLPDRPMIPASVNYVYETSRSTSIGINNVVIHTIEHVLAAVRANNIDNLCIEIKGIEPPAANGSSDVFVNMIEEVGILEQGEQKPIIKIQNPIHWTQEDIYIMAFPYDGYRISYTLNYPHSKLLNCQFYSLEVNSYNFKHEIASCRTFALYKEVAYLLDHGLAKGASLDNAVIIHEEAAFSKGGLFFPDEMVRHKILDMIGDLSLVGIEFEAHVIALRAGHASNCAFAKELLNSITECA; encoded by the coding sequence GTGAGTGGTTTAAAACAAAACTTGATATCAAAATACCGTCAGCAGCGAACCTTAAAAGATTCTATTTCGTTCTCAGGCATTGGCATTCATACTGGAAAAGAAGTACAAATTACCTTTGTGCCTGCTCCAGATAATACTGGTATTACATTTTGTCGAGTAGATTTGCCGGATCGACCAATGATTCCAGCTTCTGTTAATTATGTCTATGAAACAAGCCGTAGTACCTCTATAGGGATTAACAATGTAGTGATTCATACCATTGAGCATGTTCTTGCCGCTGTGCGAGCCAATAATATTGATAACTTATGTATTGAGATTAAAGGAATTGAACCACCCGCTGCTAATGGAAGCTCCGATGTTTTTGTGAATATGATCGAAGAAGTCGGGATCCTTGAGCAAGGAGAACAAAAGCCTATAATTAAAATCCAAAATCCTATTCATTGGACGCAAGAAGATATATATATTATGGCTTTTCCTTATGATGGATACCGGATCAGTTATACCTTAAATTATCCACATTCTAAGCTCTTAAATTGCCAATTTTATTCGTTAGAAGTAAACAGTTACAATTTTAAGCATGAAATTGCTTCATGTCGTACCTTTGCTCTTTATAAAGAAGTGGCTTACCTATTGGATCACGGCTTAGCTAAGGGCGCTAGCTTGGATAATGCAGTAATTATTCATGAAGAAGCAGCTTTTAGTAAGGGGGGGCTTTTCTTTCCCGATGAGATGGTAAGACATAAAATTTTAGATATGATTGGAGACTTGTCTCTTGTAGGAATTGAATTTGAGGCGCACGTAATTGCTCTTAGGGCAGGTCATGCATCTAACTGCGCTTTTGCAAAAGAATTATTAAACTCTATTACGGAGTGTGCTTAA
- a CDS encoding transposase, with amino-acid sequence MIKITVDRKIWKKLHYLHKIRDKKTRGYFCDQNIVFLQLVTKKFCLLVSFAFYSPDLKLTQWQQEVKKLKKLSVVKKDRPKEPKRLLGYPKKYTLALQLLKNFACEFPVFKVSCVLADALYGNSLFVDGIEIIWPGVQIITQLRKNQKVMQGEKSLSWQEFFAFYKG; translated from the coding sequence ATGATAAAAATCACTGTAGATCGAAAAATTTGGAAAAAGTTGCATTATTTACATAAAATCCGTGATAAAAAAACGAGAGGCTATTTTTGTGATCAAAATATAGTATTTCTTCAGCTAGTGACTAAAAAATTTTGCCTTCTCGTCTCTTTTGCCTTTTATTCTCCCGATCTCAAACTCACCCAATGGCAACAGGAAGTGAAGAAGCTAAAAAAATTGAGTGTTGTTAAAAAAGACCGTCCAAAAGAGCCTAAAAGGTTATTAGGATATCCAAAAAAATATACACTAGCTCTGCAATTACTCAAAAATTTTGCCTGTGAATTTCCTGTTTTTAAAGTCAGTTGTGTACTTGCCGATGCTCTTTACGGAAATAGTTTGTTTGTAGATGGAATAGAGATTATTTGGCCTGGAGTGCAAATTATTACTCAACTAAGAAAGAATCAAAAAGTCATGCAGGGTGAAAAATCTCTGTCATGGCAAGAATTCTTTGCCTTCTATAAAGGCTGA
- the lpxA gene encoding acyl-ACP--UDP-N-acetylglucosamine O-acyltransferase, with translation MKKSNIHPTAVIEPGAIIGDKVTIEPYAIIKAHVKLEEGVTIKSHAYIDGHTIIGAGTTIYPFASIGTQTQDLKYKGETTFVKIGKNCQIREFVTINSSCGENTSVEIGDDCLIMAYCHIAHNCIVGNRVIMSNNATLAGHVIVEDCAIISGFVPVHQFSRIGKYAMVGGMSRITRDVPPYTIGAGIPYKFGGINIVGLKRHGFSLKIRQELGKAFKIVYRSKACLEEALLQIERELEPLPEILHFVEFCRSSKRGLLGLEGITNFDDEVAQAEKEAETELIAKIER, from the coding sequence ATGAAAAAATCGAACATACATCCTACCGCCGTAATTGAACCAGGAGCTATTATTGGAGATAAAGTTACCATAGAGCCCTACGCGATTATTAAAGCTCATGTGAAGTTAGAAGAGGGTGTAACGATTAAGTCTCATGCTTACATTGACGGCCATACGATTATTGGCGCAGGAACCACTATTTATCCCTTTGCTAGCATAGGCACTCAAACACAGGATCTAAAGTATAAAGGTGAGACCACTTTTGTTAAGATTGGTAAAAATTGCCAAATCCGTGAGTTTGTAACAATCAATTCATCGTGTGGAGAAAATACATCGGTAGAGATAGGCGATGATTGCTTGATCATGGCTTATTGCCATATTGCCCATAATTGTATAGTAGGCAATCGAGTGATTATGAGTAACAATGCTACCCTTGCAGGCCATGTGATTGTAGAAGATTGTGCTATTATAAGCGGTTTTGTACCTGTTCATCAATTTTCCAGGATTGGTAAGTATGCAATGGTCGGAGGAATGAGCCGTATTACCCGTGATGTTCCTCCTTACACTATAGGAGCAGGCATTCCTTACAAATTTGGTGGAATCAATATTGTGGGGTTAAAAAGGCATGGTTTTTCTTTAAAGATTCGCCAAGAGCTCGGAAAAGCTTTTAAAATAGTTTACCGTTCTAAAGCATGTCTTGAAGAAGCGCTGCTCCAAATTGAAAGAGAACTTGAACCTCTTCCAGAAATTCTTCATTTTGTAGAGTTTTGCCGTTCCTCTAAGCGTGGTTTACTAGGATTGGAAGGAATCACAAATTTTGATGATGAGGTAGCTCAAGCTGAAAAAGAGGCTGAAACTGAGCTTATAGCTAAGATTGAAAGATAA